A stretch of DNA from Lotus japonicus ecotype B-129 chromosome 4, LjGifu_v1.2:
CCTGATTTGGCTAATACATCAGCAAACTTATTTTGTTCTCTAACTATATGAAACATGACTACACATATTTCATGATTATCAGCAGCATGTTACATGTTTCAACAACAGTTACAATGATTATCAACATGTTTTGATGTTTGTTGAACACACGCTAGCCAAGAAGCTATGCATTGCAGCTTATGAGTGAACATGCTTTGGTGCATTGCAGCTAATGAGTGAATTTGATTTTGGTCTCTAAACGTGGATTGCAAGCGTGCAACCAAACATGTCATATGGTGGACCTATGCTGCTTCCACATCTTCACTTTCCCTCCTTTTGAATGACTTAATGTGAAGATCCTGTGTTATTTGTGTGGTTGTATCCAAGAAGTACAAAGTCAATGATGTCAAGCAGGAACAAACAAACATGGGTATGGGTCCATAAATCCAGAGGACTAGAGGAATTGACAAGTAAAATGACCTTAAACCAAGAGACCAAGCATAACTTCCACGGTCCAAGGTTTTCGCAACATATTCAATGAAATCTTTCTTGCCTTTGAGTGCAGGAGTTGTGATTAAGAAGCTTGCCTGTGCATAGTATCTGATAGACTGCATGTTACATAGAAATGCGACAAGGAAGCATAGCGACATAGAAAGGCGTTTGATTGAAGCAGTAATGGAAGTTCTGTTTCCATAAACTAATTGGGTTTCTAAGTCATTGCTCGCGAAAACACCAATTAGTGAACTGAGTGTGATTGCAGTTGTAGCAAGAAGAGTGGATGCCATCATATTGTTGCGGATTGTTTGAACAGCTAAAATACCATTTTTCAAGGGATCCTGAAAACAAAGCAAAGGAGTATGTTGAAAATTTACTTCTGAAATTGTGGGTTGTGGCATGTGGGATGCAAGGAAAAAGAAGACTGAGTAATCCAGTTCACAAACAAGCTAACATCTCTAACCTAACATGGCATCAGCAATGATATTAATCTAAGTGCATGTTTAGAAatcattctacaattgattctgaagccagaatcaattctgttgGAAGTTTCTGTAAGCAATTTCTGGGTTTCCGAATTGATTCTGGGGAAATAGATGCTGATCCTAACATGCTATAAGTTAACCCCAGAATCACACCAGAATGAGTTTTCTTAAAATTACAAATTTTACTGAAGAGCTGTCACATAATATCCCAATTCCCAACCAACTTTCAACAAGCTGAACTCGCAATGGATTATGCACAGAAAAATCTTGTAAGTATCAGTATGTTTATTTAGAGGGACAGGAATTTAGACAATATAAAAGGAAACATGTTGCATCCTAATGGCTTAATAAGTTTGGAGTTCCAGGCAACTCAATGCTGATTTCAAAGGGTACTAATTAATCTTGTACAATAACTATCAACCAAGTTATAGCCAGCTTGAAGCACCAACTTCAGCATAAAATCCCCAACACAGCATTTGAGAAAATCTCAGCTTAAATAGCAGGAGTTGGGATAAATTTCAGAAAACCACATGATTGTTGAATCCTTTGTTGACAAAATAACTGAAATATATAGAACTCTAGAACCGAGATCCTCAAATTTCTCAGACCTCATTCACAGACAAAACAATAAGGTTCCTTTTTAACAACATTCTCTCATGAATTACAGGATTTCTTAACTATAGCAAGAAGTAATGAACTTCT
This window harbors:
- the LOC130713490 gene encoding uncharacterized protein LOC130713490: MQVQDLDWILVPLGVLVLGIYHVWLLYTLIHYPSRTVIGLNAQTRYQWALYLMNDPLKNGILAVQTIRNNMMASTLLATTAITLSSLIGVFASNDLETQLVYGNRTSITASIKRLSMSLCFLVAFLCNMQSIRYYAQASFLITTPALKGKKDFIEYVAKTLDRGSYAWSLGLRSFYLSIPLVLWIYGPIPMFVCSCLTSLTLYFLDTTTQITQDLHIKSFKRRESEDVEAA